One Microbacterium marinum genomic window, GGTCTTCGTGACGACGAGGAGGGGGTGGATCCCGGCATCCAGCGCGGCGATCAGATAGCGGTCGACGAGTCGCGGGCGGGGCTCCGGATCGGCCGCGGCGACCACGATGAGCATCTGGTCGGCGTTGGCGACGATGATCCGCTCGACCTGATCGGTGTCGTCGGCGCTACGACGCAACAGAGAGGTCCGATCCTGGATGCCGACGATGCGGGCGAGCGTGCCCTCGTCGCCCGACGTGTCACCCACCACCCGGGCCACATCGCCGTTGACGATCGGCTGCTTGCGCAGTTCGCGCGCACGGGACGCGAGGATCTGGTGCTCGTCGGGACCGTCCTCGTCCACGAGGACGGTGTAGCGGCCGCGGTCGACGCCCAGGACGCGGGCGTTGCGCGCGTCGGCGTGCGCGGGCCGGCGCTTGGTCCGCGGACGGTTCGCCTTCGGGTTGGGGCGGACGCGGATGTCCGCCTCGTCGTAGTCGAGGTCGTCATCGTCGCCGTCGTCGAGCCAACTCACGCGAGCATGTCCGCCCACAGCTGCGGAAACTCCGGCATGGTCTTCGCCGTCGTGCCGATGTCGTCGACCTCGACGCCGGCGACCCGCAGGCCGATGACGGCGCCAGCGGTCGCGAGGCGGTGATCGTGGTGGGCACGCCAGAGGCCGCCATGCAGAGGACGGGGGATGACACGGATGCCGTCGTCGAGCTCTTCCGCTTCGCCGCCGAGCTCACGCAGGTTGCCGACCAGGGCGGAGATGCGGTCGGTCTCGTGGCCACGGATGTGGCCGATCCCGTGGAAGGTCGTGGGACTGTCGGCGAATGCGGCCAGGGCGAACAGGGTCGGCGTGAGCTCGCTGGCGGCCGACAGGTCGAGGTCGACCCCGACGATCCCCTCACCGGCGCTGACGGTCAGGGCGCCGCCGCGTCGGTGCGCGCGGGCGCCCATGACGGGGAGGATGTCGGCGAGCAGTGCGCCGGGCTGGGTCGAGTGCGCCGGCCAGCCGGGGATGGTCACCGAGCCGCCCGTGAGGACCGCCGCGGCGAGGAAGGGGGCCGCGTTCGACAGGTCGGGCTCGATGGCCACGTCCTTTCCGCGGATCGGCCCCGCCGGTACGAGCCACTCGTTCGGCGCGGGGTGCTCGACGTGGACCCCCCGACGGGCGAGGGCCTCGATGGTCATCTCGATGTGGGGGAGGCTCGGGAGACGCTCGCCCTCGTGGATGAGGCGGAGGCCGACGTCGAAGCGCGCCGCGGCCAGGAGCAGACCGGAGACGAACTGGCTCGACTGGCTCGCGTCGATCGTCACCTCGCCGCCGCGGAGGTGACCGTGTCCGCGGATGTCGAACGGGAGTGCCCACGTTCCGGCGTCGTCGATGTCGGCACCCACTTCGCGGAGCGCCTGGATCATCGCGCCCATGGGGCGGTGCAGGGCGGTCGAATGCGCCGTCACGTGGACATCGCCCACAGCGAGACCGGCGATCGGGGTCACGAAGCGCATGACGGTGCCGGCCTGCCCGCAGTCGATCGTGGTGCCGCCCGCGAACGTCGCCGGCGGGGTGACCTCGAGGTCGGGGCCGAAGGGGTTGTCGCCCGGAACGGTCTCGACGACGACGCCCAGGGCGCGCAGCGCGGTCACCATCCGGGCGGAGTCGTCGGAGTGCAGGGCGCCGGTGAGCAGGCTCGGACCGTCGGCCAACGCGGCGAGGACGAGCTCGCGGTTCGTGATCGACTTCGACCCCGGCACGGCGACGGTCGCCTCGACGGGCGCACCGGGCGTGGGGGCCTCCCACGGGGTGGGCGTCGGAGCGGGGGAATACGAGTCGGCGGTCATCGGTTCCAGCCTACTGAACCGCAGAACGAGCGCCGAAGGAGAGGGATGTTCGCGACGATTGACGTACCCCTGTCCGTCGACTCGCCAGACGTAGACTGGCGAGCGATGAACGATCAGGCGGCTGACGACCCGCGTACCCAGTTCGAGGAGCAGGCGCTGCCCTTCATGGACCAGCTCTATGCGGCGGCGATGCGTATGACGCGCAATCCCGCGGACGCGGCGGACCTCGTCCAGGAGACGTTCGTGAAGGCGTTCTCCGCGTGGGCGTCGTTCACGCAGGGGACGAACCTCAAGGCCTGGCTGTACCGCATCCTCACGAACACGTACATCAACACGTATCGCAAGAAGCAGCGTGAGCCCTATCAGGGCACGATCGACGAGCTCGAGGACTGGCAGCTCGGCGGCGCGGAGTCGACCACGGCCTCTTCGGCCCGATCGGCCGAGGCCGAGGCGATCGACCACATGCCGGCATCCGTCGTCAAGGACGCCCTGCAGGCTCTTCCCGAGGACTTCCGACTCGCCGTCTACCTGGCGGACGTCGAAGGGTTCGCGTATCAGGAGATCGCGGACATCATGAAAACCCCCATCGGAACGGTCATGAGCCGCCTTCACCGAGGCAGGCGGCAGCTGCGAGACCTGTTGTCCGACTACGCGAGAGAGCGCGGCATCGACGTGCCCGCCACGAGGAGTGCGAAATGACCGACTGCGGTTGCGACAAGGCGCGCAAGGACCTGGAGGAGTACCTGCGCAACGAAGTGTGCAAGACGGAGCACTCCGACATCACGGAGCACCTCGAGAAGTGCGAGGCCTGCCGGAATGAGGCGCTCGTGGCCACCACCCTCACCGCGGTCGTCGCCCGCGCCTGCAAGGAGACCGCTCCCGAGGAACTGCGCGACCAGGTGCTCAGCCGCCTGCGCGCGGAGCAGGCCACCCACCACTGAGCGGGTCCCCGCTTTCGCTCAGCGGGGGACGAACACGGTGAGTGCGCCCGGCTCCACATCGACCCGGAGGGGCAGCGAACCCAATGGCTCGCCGTCCGCATACGCGGTGACGCCGACCGCCCGGAGGGTCACGGCGGAGACGCGGTAGGTCGACACCTCGGGTTCGCCTGCATGAGTGCCGGCGTAGACCTTCCTCAGGAGTCGGAGCAGCCGCAGACGCCCGGCCGAGCGCACCAGGGTGACGTCGAGGAGACCGTCGTCCGGAGCGGCATCGGGACAGATCGGGATGCCGCCGCCGTACGAGCGCGTGTTGCCCACCGCCGCCACGAGCAGGTCCTCCGCGACGCGCACCGTGTCGCCGCCTGGGAGCTCGAGTTCGAGTTCGTAGGGGATCGCGCGCAGCACCAGGAACTCGCGCAGGATGGCGATCGTGTAGCGTAGGGGCCCGCGCGGCCAGCGCATCCGGTTCGCCCGGTCGTTGACCTTCGAGTCGAACCCGCTTGCGAGGACCGTGCTGAACCACGACACGCGACCGTCGGGTGCTGTGACCCGAGCGAGGTCGATGTGCCGAGAGGCGCTGCCGATCACGGCATCCGCGGCGGCGTCGGCGTCTCGGTCTCCGAGGCCGAGGGTGCGGGCGAGATCGTTGCCGGTCCCGGTCGGAACGACTCCCAGCGGGATGCCGGACCCGTGGAGCTCCCGGAGTGCGAGGCCGACCGTGCCGTCGCCCCCGGCGACGAGGATCCCGTCGCCCGGATCGCGGGAGAGCGCGCGGACGGCGTCCGCCGTGCCCGCCGCATCAACCGGTTCACACGTGCGAACGTCGACCCCCGCGCTCCGAAGCCTGTCGGCGACGCGCTGCGCGAGAGCAGACCCCGACCCGGCGGGCGCGGCGGGATTGACGATGAAGCCGACGCGCACCGGGATGCCGGTCAGAAGTGGAGGGACTGCTCGACGATCGCGGCCTGCTCGCGAGCGTGCACCTTGGGCGACCCGGTCGCCGTCGATGCGGCGGCGGCGCGCGAGATGCGGCGGATGGTGCGACCGTGGAGGTGCTTGACGACCTCGAGCGCGATGAAAGGCCACGCGCCCTGGTTCTCGGGCTCCTCCTGAACCCAGAACAGCTCCGCGTTCGGGTAGCTGTCGAGGATCGCGTTGAGCTCGTCGACCGGGGCCGGGTAGTACTGCTCCAGCCGCACGAGGGCCACCCGATCGTTCGGGTTCTTCTCGAGCTCGGCGACGAGATCCCAGTGGATCTTGCCGGAGTGGAGCAGGACGCGCGTGACGGCGCCGCGGTCGAGACCGCGCTGGTCGTCGATCACCGGCTGGAACTTGCCCTCGAGGAAGTCCTCGACAGGGCTCGTCGCGCTGCGCAGTCGCAGCATCGCCTTCGGCGTGAAGACGATCAGCGGGCGACGCGGGCGGGCGTAGGCCTGGCGACGCAGCAGGTGGAAGTACGACGCCGGCGTGGAGGGACGGGCCACCGTCATGTTGTCCTGCGCGCACATCTGCAGGTACCGCTCGATCCGGGCCGAGGAGTGGTCGGGTCCCTGGCCTTCGTAGCCGTGGGGAAGCAGGAGCGTGACGCTGGACTGCTGGCCCCACTTCTGCTCGGCGGAGGAGATGAACTCGTCGATGACCGACTGCGCACCGTTGGCGAAGTCGCCGAACTGCGCCTCCCACAGGGTGAGGGTGTCGGCGCGCTCCACGGAGTAGCCGTACTCGAAGGCCATCGCCGCGTACTCGCTGAGGAGCGAGTCGTACACGTAGAAGCGACCCTGGTTCTCGCTGACGTTCGACAGCGGCAGCCATTCCTGGCCGTTCGTCCGGTCGTGGAGGACCGAATGGCGCTGCACGAAGGTGCCGCGCCGCACGTCCTGGCCGGCCAGGCGCACGTTCGATCCCTCGGCGAGGAGCGTGCCGAAGGCGAGCAGTTCGCCGAAGCCCCAGTCGATCTTGCCGTTGCGGCTCATCTCGTGACGCTTGTCGAGCAGCTGCTGGAGCTTGGTGTGGACCGTGAAGCCCTCGGGCTTGTTCACGAACGCATCGCCGATGCGTTCGATCAGCGCGCGGGCGACACCGGTCGTGTCGGGCTCCCCGGCGACAGGAACCTCCGGCGTCTCCTCGGAGACGATCGGCGAGGTGCCGGTCTGGGCGGCGTGCGTCTCGGCGAAGGCGATCTCCAGACGGTTCTGGAAGTCCTGCTTGGCCTTGTCGTACTCCTCCTCGGTGATGTCGCCGCGACCGACGAGCGCCTCGGTGTAGAGCTTGCGCACCGAGCGCTTCGCCTCGATGAGGTTCGTCATGAGGGGCTGGGTCATCGAGGGGTCGTCGCCCTCGTTGTGACCACGGCGCCGGTAGCAGACGAGGTCGATGACGACGTCGCGGTTGAACTCCTGCCGGTAGCGGAAGGCCAGCTCGGCGACGTGGACAACGGCTTCGGGGTCATCGCCGTTCACGTGGAAGATCGGCGCCTGGATGGTCTTCGCGACGTCGGTGGCGTAGATCGAGGACCGGGCGTCGAGGGGGAGCGTTGTGAATCCGAGCTGGTTGTTCACGACCACGTGGATGGTGCCGCCGGTGCGGTAGCCGCGCAGGCGCGACATCTGCAGCGTCTCCATCACCACGCCCTGGCCCGCGAAGGCCGCATCACCGTGGACGAGGATCGGCAGCCACGAGAACGAGCCGATGGGCAGGCGGTCCTGCTTCGCGCGGACGATGCCCTCCAGCACGCCGTCCACCGTCTCGAGGTGGGACGGGTTGGCGGCCAGGTAGACCGGGAGTTCCTCGCCGCCGTCGGCCACGAAGGTGCCCTGCGTTCCGAGGTGGTACTTGACGTCGCCGGAGCCGCTCTTGGAGCCGATGGCGACGGAGCCCTCGAACTCACGGAAGATCTGGCTGTAGGTCTTGCCGGCGACGTTGGTGAGGACGTTGAGGCGGCCACGGTGCGCCATGGCGATGGCGGCGCCGTCGAGTCCGATGCCGGCTGCGCCCTGCAGGATCTGGTCGAGGAGGGGGACGAGGGACTCGCCGCCCTCGAGGCTGAAGCGCTTCTGCCCGACGTACTTGGTCTGCAGGAACGTCTCGAAGGCCTCCGCCTCGTTCAGCTTGCCCAGCACACGCAACTGCTCGTCGTGAGTGGGCTTCTGGTACTTGACCTCGAGGTTCGCCTGGAACCAGGCGCGCTGCTCGGGATCCTGGATGTGCATGTACTCGATGCCGATCGTGCGGCAGTACGAGTCGCGGAGGATGCCGAGGATGTCGCGCAGCTTCGAGGTGCGCTTGCCGCCGAAGCCGTTCGTGACGAACTCGCGGTCGAGGTCCCAGAAGGTCAGACCGTGGTTCTCGATCTCGAGGTCGGGGTGGGTGCGCTGGACGTACTCGAGGGGGTCGATGTCGGCCATCATGTGGCCGCGGACGCGGAACGAGTTGATGAGCTCCTGGACCCGGGCGGTCTTGTCGACCCGCTCGGCGATGTCCACCTTGATGTCGCTCGACCACCGGATCGGCTTGTACGGGATGCGGAGGGCCGCGAAGATGTCCTCGTAGAAGTCGTTCTGGCCGATCAGGAGCTGGTGGACGATCTTCAGGAACTCGCCGGAGCCCGCGCCCTGGATCACGCGGTGGTCGTACGTGCTGGTCAGCGTGATGGTCTTGCCGATGCCGAGTTCGCCGAGTGTCTTCTCGCTCGCGCCCTGGAACTCGGCCGGGTAGTCGAGGGCACCGGCGCCGATGATGCAACCCTGCCCCTTCATGAGGCGGGGGACGGAGTGGACCGTCCCGATGCCGCCGGGGTTCGTGAGGGAGACGGTCGTCCCCTGGAAGTCGGCGGCGGTGAGCTTGTTGCCGCGGGCGCGGCGGACGAGGTCCTCGTAGGCGGCGAGGTACTCGCCGAAGGTGAGGGACTCGGCGCGCTTGATGCTCGGAACCATGAGCGCGCGGGTGCCGTCGGGCTTGGGCAGGTCGATCGCGATGCCGAGGTTGATGTGCGCGGGCGCGACGACCGACGGCTTGCCGTCGACCTCGGCGTAGAACACGTTCTGGGTCGGGAATGCCTTGAGCGCCTGGATCAGCGCCCACCCGATGATGTGGGTGAAGCTCACCTTGCCGCCGCGCGTGCGCGACATGTGGTTGTTGATGACGATGCGGTTGTCGATCATCAGCTTCGCGGGCACCGTGCGGACGCTCGTGGCCGTGGGGACGGTCAGCGACTCGTCCATGTTCGCGGCGAGGGTCTTGGGGAGTCCGCGCAGGGGGGTGACCTTGTCTTCACCGGCTGCCTGCTCGGACGCGGGCGCCGACTTCGGTGCCTCGGCGGGGATCGGCTGCGGCGCGGCGGGGCGGGCGGTCGTGCGGGCCACGGGCTGGGCGCCGGAGGCGGCCTCGGCCTTGGGGGCCGCGGCATCCGCCTTCGGGGCTGCCGTCTCGGCCTTCGGTGCAGGGGTGTCCGCCTTCGGCGCGGCCGCCGGGGTGGATGCCGCCGGGGTGGAGCCCTCAGGCGTGTAGGCCTCGAGGATCGGCCACCACTCCTTGTCGACGGAGTTCTTGTCGCGGCTGTACTGCTCGTACAGCTCGGCGACGAGCCATTCGTTGGCTCCGAACTCCCCGTCGTTCGTAGTTCCCACGCCGGTCGCCTGACTGGACACGGATCCGCCTGCTTTCGTCGTTGACGTTCAGAATGTGCGGAGCCCGCGCGGCCACGCGCACAGAGAACAAGGGTATCCCAGGTTGCGCGCCCGCCGACCGCTCGCGATCCCCCCGGAAGGCGGGGCGCGGGGCCGTCGCCGAGGATCGGCCCGCCACCGGGTCCGGTGGGTAGCGTGGACGTCATGCACTTCTCCGGCGAGCGTCCCACAGTCGATCTCACCTACTCGGACGTCTTCCTCGTTCCGCGGCGGTCGGGGGTCGCGAGCCGCCTCGACGTCGACCTGGCGCCGAGGGACGGCACGACCGCGACGCTGCCGCTCGTCGCGTCGAACATGAACTCGGTCACCGGGCCTCGGCTCGCGGCGGCGCTCGCCCGGCGCGGCGGCCTCGCCGTCCTGCCCCAGGACATGCCGCTGCAGGAGGTCGACCGGGCGATCCGCTGGGTGAAGGAGCAGCCGGTGGTCTGGGATTCGCCGCTCGTGCTGCCTCCCGACGCCCTCGTCTCCGACGCGGCCGCGCTCCTCCCGCCGGCATCCGGTCACGGGATCGTCGTCGCCGCAGGCGGTCCGCAGGTGCACGTCGACGACATCGTCGGGATCGTCTCCGCGGAACGGCTGGGAACGGCACTCCCCGACGCGCGGCTCGGGGACCTCGTGCGCAGCCGCGCGATCTCTATCGACGCCGACGACGTCCCGTCTCCGCGGGCGGCGTTCGACCTCCTCGTCGCGGCCGATGCCGATCTCGCCGCCGTCGTCCACCACGGCCATCTGGTCGGGACGATGTCGCAGCGCACCGCCCTTCGGGCGACGCTGTACCAGCCCGCGATCGACGGCGACGGCCGGCTCATCGTGGCGGCCGCCGTGGGGATCAACGGCGATGTCGGCGCGAAGGCCGAGGCGCTGGCGGCGGCCGGCGTTGACGTCCTCGTCGTGGACACCGCGCACGGCCACCAGGAGAGCATGCTCCGCGCACTCCGGACCGTGGCAGGCCTCGGCCTCGGTCTTCCCGTTGTGGCCGGCAACATCGTCACGGCGGAGGGAGTCGCCGATCTCGTCGACGCGGGCGCGACCATCCTGAAGGTCGGAGTCGGACCCGGCGCGATGTGCACCACCCGCATGATGACCGCGGTCGGCCGCCCGCAGTTCTCCGCGGTCCTCGAAACGGCGGAAGCCGCGCGGGCCGTGGGCGCCCACGTCTGGGCTGACGGCGGCGTCCGGTATCCGCGCGACGTCGCGCTCGCGCTCGCCGCCGGCGCGGCATCCGTGATGATCGGCTCCTGGTTCGCCGGAACGATCGAGGCGCCGGGTGAGCTCCGCGTCGATCCCGACGGGCGGGTGTACAAGGAGTCCTGGGGGATGGCATCCACCAAGGCCGTGCAGGGCCGATTCGGGCGGCTCGACGCGTACGAGCGGGCGCGGAAGGAACTGTTCGCCGAGGGCATCTCGTCCTCGCGGATCTACCTCGATCCGCTCCGGCCGAGCGTCGAGGACCTCGTCGACATGATCACTTCCGGCGTCCGCTCCTCCTTCACCTATGCGGGGGCTGCGACGGTGCCGGAATTCCACGAACGCGCGACGGTCGGCCTGCAGTCCGCCGCCGGGTACGAGGAAGGCAAGGCCCTCCCCGTCAGCTGGTGACCGGGAGCTCGCCGGGACGCGACGCGCAGAGGCGAGGTCGGGCACCGGTGCGCGGGGCGGTGATGCGGGTGGATGCCGCGCGCGTGCGGGCGCGCGTGCCGTAGAATCGTCCGCACAATGGACGACCCTCCCAGTAGACCTTCGCCCCACCGACCCTTCCCCCTGATGAACGGGGGTGACGTGTGATGGACTACGTCATGTTGGGCGTGGGGCTCCTCCTGACGATCGGCACCGGTCTGTTCGTGGCGAGTGAATTCGCGCTCGTCAACCTCGACCGAGCCGACCTCGAAGCGCGGCGCGCGGCCGGCGAGTCCCGCCTGTCGCTGACGATCAACGCGCTGCGGATCACGTCGACGCACCTCTCGAGCGCGCAGCTCGGCATCACGCTGACCACGCTCCTCACCGGTTACACGATGGAACCGGCGCTCTCGAACCTCCTCAGCCCCGTGCTCGCCGCGTGGGGGATTCCTGAAGAGGCGTCGCGACCGATCTCGACCGTGGTGGCGATGGTCGTCGCGACCGTGTTCTCGATGATCATCGGCGAGCTCGTCCCGAAGAACTTCGCCCTCGCCGTTCCGCGGCAGACGGCGAAGCTCGTCATGGGGTTCCAGACCGTCTTCACGACCGTCTTCCGGCCGGCGATCGTGCTGCTCAACGGCAGCGCGAACGGCGTTCTGCGCTCGATGGGCATCGAGCCCAAGGAGGAGCTGTCGGGCGCTCGAACCGCCGAAGAGCTCTCCAGCCTCGTCCGTCGATCCGCGAGCGCCGGCGTCCTCGAGGAGGACACCGCGTCGCTGCTGGATCGCACCCTCACGTTCTCGCGTCTCACGACGGCCGATGTCATGACTCCGCGGCCGAGCGTGCACGCCGTGGCATCCGATGACAGCGTCGAAGACGTCATCCAGCTGGCTCGGCGAACGGGCCACAGCCGCTTCCCGGTCTATGCCGAGTCGATGGACGACATCACCGGGATCGTGCACCTCAAGCAGGCCGTGTCCGTGCCGCGTGAGCGCCGCGCCGACGTTCCCGCTGCCGCCATCGCCGAGGAGCCGCTGCGCGTGCCCGAAGCGGTGCACCTCGACGGACTGATGTCGGAGCTGCGCTCCCGCGGGTACCAGATGGCGATCGTCGTCGACGAGTACGGCGGGACGGCCGGCGTGGTCACGCTCGAGGATCTCGTGGAGGAGATCGTCGGCGAGGTGCTCGACGAGCACGACCGCAGCCGCGCCGGCGTCGTCCGCGCTGCCGGGTCGATCATCTTCCCGGGTGACCTTCGCCCCGACGAGGTGCTTGACCGCACCGGCATCCGTGTGCCCGAAGGCGATGTCTACGACACCGTCGGCGGCTTCATCATGGCCACGCTCGAGCGCATCCCCGCCGTCGGCGACGAGATCCAGATCGAGGACGGCACGATCGCGGTGCAGCGCATGGACGGCCGTCGCGTCGACCGAGTGAAGTTCGTGCCCGTCCCCGTGCCGGCGGGTGCCGAGGTCGAAGGAGGTGATCGTCGATGAGCGATTGGGCCGGTATCGCCTGGTTGGTCGTCCTCCTGGTCGCCAACGCGTTCTTCGTCGGCGCCGAGTTCGCCGTCATCTCCGCGCGCCGATCGCAGATCGAGCCGCTCGCCGAGAAGGGGTCCCGCGCCGCCAAGACCGCGCTGTGGGCGATGGAGCACGCGACGCTCATGCTCGCAACCTGTCAGCTCGGCATCACGATCTGCTCGCTGCTGATCCTGAACGTGTCGGAGCCGGCGATCCACCACCTGCTCGCGGTGCCGCTCGAGTTCCTCGGCTGGCCGTACGCGGTCGTCGACGTCGTCGCGTTCGTGATCGCCCTGCTGCTCGTGTCGTACCTCCACGTGGTGTTCGGTGAGATGGTCCCCAAGAACCTCGCGTTCTCGGTGCCTGATCGCGCGGTGCTCCTGCTTGCGCCGCCGCTCGTGTGGGTCTCGCGGGTCTTCCACCCCGTGATCGTCGCGCTCAACTGGATCGCGAACCACATCGTCCGCCTGTTCCGCGTCGAGCCGAAGGACGAGGCCGCCTCGACCTTCACGCTCGACGAGGTCGCCACGATCGTGAATCAGTCCCGAATGGAGGGCGTGCTCGATGACGCCTCCGGCGCGGTCGCCGCGGTGGTCGAGTTCACCGACAAGAAGGCGGGCGACATCGCCGTCCCGCTCGGGGAGCTCGTGACGCTCCCCGAGACGACCACGCCCGACGAGATCGAGCGCGCCGTCGCGCGTCACGGATTCTCGCGGTACGTGATCGTCGACGAGGAGGGGATGCCGCTCGGCTACGTCCACCTGAAGGATGTCCTGCGCGCGGCGGAGGGCCCCGATTCGGAGGCGAACGTCGCCCGTCCGATCAAGCCGAAGCGCATCCACCACATGCTGCCGATCAGCGAGACCACCGACCTCGAGGACGCACTGGCGCTCATGCGACGCTCCAGCCGTCACCTCGCGCAGGTGCGCAACGCCGCCGGCGACACGACGGCGGTGCTGTTCCTGGAGGACATCATCGAGGAGCTCGTCGGAGAAGTGCACGACGCCACCCGGCGGTTCTGACCCCGCACGACGACGCCCGCCACCCGCGCGATGCGGGGGCGGGCGTCGTCGCGTACGCAGGGGATCAGTGGCGGCGTGCTCGCGCGTACTGCGCAGGCCAGAGCGAAGCGGCACCCGGCGCATTCAGCTCACCGGCTGCGCGGAGGCCGAAGTGCGGGTCGCGGAGCCACTCGCGGCCGATCATCACGGCATCCGCCAGACCGTCGCGCAGCACCTGCTCCGCCTGCGGGCCGTCGGTGATCTCTCCGACCGCGGTCGTGAGGAGCCCCGTCCCCTCGCGCACGGTGGCCGCGAAGGGGACCTGGTAGCCGGGGCCGGTGGTGATCTTCTGGTGAGCCACGAGCCCACCCGTCGAGATGTCGATGACGGCGGCGCCGCGCTCGGCGACCCACGCGGCGACGGTGGCCGTCTCCTCGACACCCCAGCCTCCCTCGGCCCAGTCGGTGGCCGAGAACCGGACCGCGATGACGCGGTCGGGCGCGGCGGCGCGCACGGCCTCGACGACGCGGAGGAGGAACCGCGCCCGGTTCTCGAGCGTCCCGCCGTACTCGTCGCTCCGCTGGTTGGACAGCGGCGAGAGGAACTCGTGGATCAGGTAGCCGTGGGCGCCGTGCACCTCCAGCACGTCGAAGCCGGCCTCGTCGGCGCGGCGCGCCGCCGCACCGAACGCGGCGACGAGGTCGTCGATGCGCGGGACGGTCAGTTCCGCCGGTTCCGCGTATCCATCGAAGGCGAGGGCGGACGGAGCCTCCGTGACCCACCCGCCGCGCTCGGCCGGCACGCTCCCGCGCTCGTCCAGGAGCGGGCTCCACGTCGACGCCTT contains:
- a CDS encoding hemolysin family protein; protein product: MDYVMLGVGLLLTIGTGLFVASEFALVNLDRADLEARRAAGESRLSLTINALRITSTHLSSAQLGITLTTLLTGYTMEPALSNLLSPVLAAWGIPEEASRPISTVVAMVVATVFSMIIGELVPKNFALAVPRQTAKLVMGFQTVFTTVFRPAIVLLNGSANGVLRSMGIEPKEELSGARTAEELSSLVRRSASAGVLEEDTASLLDRTLTFSRLTTADVMTPRPSVHAVASDDSVEDVIQLARRTGHSRFPVYAESMDDITGIVHLKQAVSVPRERRADVPAAAIAEEPLRVPEAVHLDGLMSELRSRGYQMAIVVDEYGGTAGVVTLEDLVEEIVGEVLDEHDRSRAGVVRAAGSIIFPGDLRPDEVLDRTGIRVPEGDVYDTVGGFIMATLERIPAVGDEIQIEDGTIAVQRMDGRRVDRVKFVPVPVPAGAEVEGGDRR
- a CDS encoding hemolysin family protein, which translates into the protein MSDWAGIAWLVVLLVANAFFVGAEFAVISARRSQIEPLAEKGSRAAKTALWAMEHATLMLATCQLGITICSLLILNVSEPAIHHLLAVPLEFLGWPYAVVDVVAFVIALLLVSYLHVVFGEMVPKNLAFSVPDRAVLLLAPPLVWVSRVFHPVIVALNWIANHIVRLFRVEPKDEAASTFTLDEVATIVNQSRMEGVLDDASGAVAAVVEFTDKKAGDIAVPLGELVTLPETTTPDEIERAVARHGFSRYVIVDEEGMPLGYVHLKDVLRAAEGPDSEANVARPIKPKRIHHMLPISETTDLEDALALMRRSSRHLAQVRNAAGDTTAVLFLEDIIEELVGEVHDATRRF
- a CDS encoding NADH:flavin oxidoreductase/NADH oxidase — its product is MSLLFTPLDLDGLTVRNRLWVSPMCQYTATDGVPNDWHHVHLAQFASGGAGLVIAEASAVVPEGRITPEDTGIWNDAQRDAWQPIVAAIHARGAAAGIQLAHAGRKASTWSPLLDERGSVPAERGGWVTEAPSALAFDGYAEPAELTVPRIDDLVAAFGAAARRADEAGFDVLEVHGAHGYLIHEFLSPLSNQRSDEYGGTLENRARFLLRVVEAVRAAAPDRVIAVRFSATDWAEGGWGVEETATVAAWVAERGAAVIDISTGGLVAHQKITTGPGYQVPFAATVREGTGLLTTAVGEITDGPQAEQVLRDGLADAVMIGREWLRDPHFGLRAAGELNAPGAASLWPAQYARARRH